A DNA window from Onychostoma macrolepis isolate SWU-2019 chromosome 13, ASM1243209v1, whole genome shotgun sequence contains the following coding sequences:
- the LOC131552036 gene encoding E3 SUMO-protein ligase RanBP2-like isoform X4 — MAEARISQAEFLCPLCQDLLKDPVAIPCGHSYCQSCISGFWDQEDQTRVYSCPQCTQTFSPRPALARITVLAEMVEKLKKTRLTADCYAGAGDVQCDVCTGRKYKAIKSCLVCLNSYCQNHLEQHESFFKGKRHKVTDATGRLQEMICQKHEKLLEVFCHTDQKCICVLCAMDEHKNHDTVSAAAQMTETQHQLKETQKTLQQRIQQREKDLQQLREAVESHKRSAQTAVEDSERIFTELIRSIERRRSELIRLIRDQEKQAVSRAEGRLERLEQEINDLRRRDAELEQLSHTQDHIRFLQSFQSLSAPPESTDVNDDLFSSLVSSDDLRESVHQLRDKLEDFCKVELKKISDRVATTTGPSVCYNQSPAYPQISSKKTDLVTPSTPKVKPEEDLKGSAPVAPPAKLFSLGLSGDSAKNTASTDVSLKGILFGSQKPVSFGFGLKDAVVTSAGSGAQAKKKTIKADALQHKKMSAAPAVPCDTAPCSTEKSNATPQGGLAKRDGPWDCDTFLGGNKATSSHIILCETAKPNMKNKTSAAPSVSSFVVCQPAATAFTANAGNAFQFGTRTDKASLEGFKIESSTTEAEKSSSSSNVSFSVPVPIDVFKSGIAKSEAETSDKQSQNGSTSDLLKNVAEVHKEEEKEAAPSSSDQSVDASGRDNSPLNTAGLSLGFASAGLFSFTDLTKSTEEFAFVKKDPNFTWSDAGAKVFGCAATKNEEKEEGGDDDNDEIHFEPIVSLPEVEVRSGEEDEEILYKERAKLYRWDRELNQWKERGVGDIKILYHPVKKRYRVVMRREQVLKVCTNHTINQSIELKPMNTSANALVWTATDHSEGDGKVEQLAARFKTPELAESFRRVFTDCQSRMTQTDAAQTSAAEALSRESNPVVFFNIAIDGEDAGRIIMELFAHIVPKTAENFRALCTTEKGFGYHQSVFHRIVPGFMCQGGDITSQDGTGGKSIYGKMFEDESFEVRHTGPGLLSMANRGRDTNNSQFFITLKKAENLDFKHVAFGFIREGIDVVRRIGELGTKDGKPTKTITISDCGQIK, encoded by the exons ATGGCAGAAGCCAGAATTTCTCAGGCTGAGTTCTTGTGTCCACTGTGTCAGGATCTCCTGAAGGATCCAGTGGCCATTCcctgtggacacagttactgtCAGAGCTGTATTTCAGGCTTCTGGGATCAGGAGGATCAGACGAGAGTCTACAGCTGCCCTCAGTGCACACAGACCTTCAGTCCAAGACCTGCTTTAGCTAGAATCACCGTGCTGGCTGAAATggtggagaaactgaagaagacCAGACTTACTGCTGACTGTTACGCTGGAGCTGGAGATGTGCAGTGTGACGTCTGTACTGGAAGAAAATACAAAGCCATCAAGTCCTGTCTGGTGTGTCTGAACTCTTACTGTCAGAATCACctcgaacaacatgagagtttcTTTAAAGGAAAGAGACACAAAGTGACTGATGCCACTGGACGACTGCAGGAGATGATCTGCCAGAAACATGAGAAGCTCCTTGAGGTTTTCTGTCACACTGACcagaaatgtatatgtgtgctgtgtGCGATGGATGAACATAAAAACCATGACACTGTATCAGCTGCGGCACAGATGACAGAGACACAG CACCAGCTGAAGGAGACGCAGAAGACGCTCCAGCAGAgaatccagcagagagagaaagatctccagcagctgagagaggctgtggagtctcataag cgctctgcacagacagcagtggaggacagtgagaggatctttactgagctcatccgctccattgagagacgccgctctgagctgatacggctgatcagagatcaggaaaagcaagcagtgagtcgagctgaaggacgactggagcgactggagcaggagatcaatgatctgaggaggagagacgctgagctggagcagctttcacacacacaggatcacaTCCGGTTCCTGCAG agtttccagtctctctcagcTCCTCCTGAATCTACAGACGTAAATGATGATCTCTTCAGTTCTCTCGTCTCTTCTGATGATCTGAGAGAATCTGTTCATCAGCTGAGAGACAAACTGGAGGATTTCTGCAAAGTGGAGCTCAAGAAGATCTCAGACAGAG TTGCTACTACTACAGGTCCCTCTGTGTGCTACAATCAGTCTCCAGCATATCCTCagatttcatccaaaaaaacTGATCTCGTAACTCCTTCTACACCAAAGGTGAAACCTGAAGAGGATCTCAAAGGCTCTGCCCCAGTGGCTCCTCCGGCCAAATTGTTTTCTTTAGGACTGTCTGGAGATTCTGCTAAGAACACCGCCAGCACTGATGTCAGTTTGAAGGGCATCTTATTTGGATCTCAAAAACCAGTTTCATTTGGGTTTGGATTAAAGGATGCTGTGGTGACATCTGCTGGCTCTGGAGCTCAGGCTAAGAAGAAAACAATCAAGGCAGATGCACTACAACATAAGAAAATGTCAGCAGCTCCAGCGGTCCCATGTGACACTGCCCCCTGCAGCACTGAAAAAAGTAATGCAACACCACAAGGAGGGTTGGCTAAAAGAGATGGACCGTGGGATTGTGACACTTTCCTGGGTGGAAATAAGGCCACATCTAGCCACATCATTTTGTGTGAGACAGCAAAACCAAATATGAAAAACAAGACCTCTGCTGCTCCGTCAGTTTCCTCTTTTGTTGTCTGCCAACCTGCTGCGACAGCATTTACAGCCAATGCAGGCAATGCTTTTCAGTTCGGTACAAGAACTGATAAAGCATCCTTAGAAGGCTTCAAGATTGAGTCCTCTACAACAGAGGCTGAAAAGTCATCAAGCAGttcaaatgtttcattttcCGTGCCAGTGCCCATTGATGTATTTAAGTCTGGTATTGCAAAATCTGAGGCAGAAACATCAGACAAACAGTCACAAAATGGATCTACATCAGACCTCCTCAAAAATGTTGCTGAAGTTCAcaaagaggaagaaaaagagGCAGCCCCAAGTTCCTCAGATCAGTCTGTAGATGCTTCCGGTCGTGATAATAGTCCCCTCAATACTG CAGGTCTTTCTTTAGGATTTGCATCTGcaggtttgttttcatttacagaCCTGACAAAGAGTACAGAGGAATTTGCATTTGTCAAAAAAG ATCCTAATTTTACATGGTCAGATGCCGGAGCCAAAGTTTTTGGATGTGCAGCtacaaaaaatgaagaaaaagagGAGGGCGGTGATGATGATAATGACGAGATCCACTTCGAGCCGATCGTGTCTCTGCCTGAG GTGGAGGTGAGGTCCGGTGAGGAGGACGAAGAGATCCTGTACAAAGAAAGAGCCAAACTGTACCGTTGGGATCGTGAGCTCAATCAGTGGAAGGAGCGTGGCGTGGGAGACATCAAGATCCTCTACCACCCCGTGAAAAAGCGCTACCGTGTGGTGATGAGACGCGAGCAGGTGCTAAAAGTCTGCACCAACCACACCATCAACCAGAGCATCGAGCTCAAGCCCATGAACACCTCAGCTAACGCGCTGGTGTGGACCGCCACTGACCACTCCG agggtGATGGGAAAGTCGAGCAGCTGGCGGCCAGGTTCAAGACTCCAGAGCTGGCCGAGTCCTTCAGACGAGTGTTCACCGACTGCCAGAGCCGCATGACGCAGACTGACGCTGCTCAGACGTCCGCCGCTGAGGCGCTTTCACGAGAGTCCAACCCTGTGGTGTTCTTCAACATCGCCATAGATGGTGAGGATGCTGGGAGAATCATCATGGAGCTCTTCGCTCACATTGTCCCCAAAACAGCGGAGAACTTCCGGGCTCTGTGTACGACAGAGAAGGGCTTCGGTTACCATCAGTCTGTCTTCCACAGGATCGTCCCGGGCTTCATGTGTCAG GGTGGTGATATCACCAGTCAGGATGGGACGGGAGGAAAATCCATCTACGGAAAGATGTTTGAAGACGAGAGCTTTGAGGTGAGGCATACAGGGCCGGGGCTGCTGTCCATGGCCAACCGTGGCAGAGATACCAACAACTCACAGTTCTTCATCACCCTCAAGAAAGCAGAGAACTTGGACTTCAAGCACGTGGCCTTTGGCTTCATCAGAGAGGGCATAGATGTGGTGAGGAGAATCGGAGAGCTGGGCACTAAAGATGGGAAACCCACGAAAACGATCACGATCTCAGACTGTGGACAGATTAAGTGA
- the LOC131552036 gene encoding E3 SUMO-protein ligase RanBP2-like isoform X1, which yields MAEARISQAEFLCPLCQDLLKDPVAIPCGHSYCQSCISGFWDQEDQTRVYSCPQCTQTFSPRPALARITVLAEMVEKLKKTRLTADCYAGAGDVQCDVCTGRKYKAIKSCLVCLNSYCQNHLEQHESFFKGKRHKVTDATGRLQEMICQKHEKLLEVFCHTDQKCICVLCAMDEHKNHDTVSAAAQMTETQHQLKETQKTLQQRIQQREKDLQQLREAVESHKRSAQTAVEDSERIFTELIRSIERRRSELIRLIRDQEKQAVSRAEGRLERLEQEINDLRRRDAELEQLSHTQDHIRFLQSFQSLSAPPESTDVNDDLFSSLVSSDDLRESVHQLRDKLEDFCKVELKKISDRVATTTGPSVCYNQSPAYPQISSKKTDLVTPSTPKVKPEEDLKGSAPVAPPAKLFSLGLSGDSAKNTASTDVSLKGILFGSQKPVSFGFGLKDAVVTSAGSGAQAKKKTIKADALQHKKMSAAPAVPCDTAPCSTEKSNATPQGGLAKRDGPWDCDTFLGGNKATSSHIILCETAKPNMKNKTSAAPSVSSFVVCQPAATAFTANAGNAFQFGTRTDKASLEGFKIESSTTEAEKSSSSSNVSFSVPVPIDVFKSGIAKSEAETSDKQSQNGSTSDLLKNVAEVHKEEEKEAAPSSSDQSVDASGRDNSPLNTEGDSESAVRDLKGKPYVAGADGASDHTGLSLGFASAGLFSFTDLTKSTEEFAFVKKDPNFTWSDAGAKVFGCAATKNEEKEEGGDDDNDEIHFEPIVSLPEVEVRSGEEDEEILYKERAKLYRWDRELNQWKERGVGDIKILYHPVKKRYRVVMRREQVLKVCTNHTINQSIELKPMNTSANALVWTATDHSEGDGKVEQLAARFKTPELAESFRRVFTDCQSRMTQTDAAQTSAAEALSRESNPVVFFNIAIDGEDAGRIIMELFAHIVPKTAENFRALCTTEKGFGYHQSVFHRIVPGFMCQGGDITSQDGTGGKSIYGKMFEDESFEVRHTGPGLLSMANRGRDTNNSQFFITLKKAENLDFKHVAFGFIREGIDVVRRIGELGTKDGKPTKTITISDCGQIK from the exons ATGGCAGAAGCCAGAATTTCTCAGGCTGAGTTCTTGTGTCCACTGTGTCAGGATCTCCTGAAGGATCCAGTGGCCATTCcctgtggacacagttactgtCAGAGCTGTATTTCAGGCTTCTGGGATCAGGAGGATCAGACGAGAGTCTACAGCTGCCCTCAGTGCACACAGACCTTCAGTCCAAGACCTGCTTTAGCTAGAATCACCGTGCTGGCTGAAATggtggagaaactgaagaagacCAGACTTACTGCTGACTGTTACGCTGGAGCTGGAGATGTGCAGTGTGACGTCTGTACTGGAAGAAAATACAAAGCCATCAAGTCCTGTCTGGTGTGTCTGAACTCTTACTGTCAGAATCACctcgaacaacatgagagtttcTTTAAAGGAAAGAGACACAAAGTGACTGATGCCACTGGACGACTGCAGGAGATGATCTGCCAGAAACATGAGAAGCTCCTTGAGGTTTTCTGTCACACTGACcagaaatgtatatgtgtgctgtgtGCGATGGATGAACATAAAAACCATGACACTGTATCAGCTGCGGCACAGATGACAGAGACACAG CACCAGCTGAAGGAGACGCAGAAGACGCTCCAGCAGAgaatccagcagagagagaaagatctccagcagctgagagaggctgtggagtctcataag cgctctgcacagacagcagtggaggacagtgagaggatctttactgagctcatccgctccattgagagacgccgctctgagctgatacggctgatcagagatcaggaaaagcaagcagtgagtcgagctgaaggacgactggagcgactggagcaggagatcaatgatctgaggaggagagacgctgagctggagcagctttcacacacacaggatcacaTCCGGTTCCTGCAG agtttccagtctctctcagcTCCTCCTGAATCTACAGACGTAAATGATGATCTCTTCAGTTCTCTCGTCTCTTCTGATGATCTGAGAGAATCTGTTCATCAGCTGAGAGACAAACTGGAGGATTTCTGCAAAGTGGAGCTCAAGAAGATCTCAGACAGAG TTGCTACTACTACAGGTCCCTCTGTGTGCTACAATCAGTCTCCAGCATATCCTCagatttcatccaaaaaaacTGATCTCGTAACTCCTTCTACACCAAAGGTGAAACCTGAAGAGGATCTCAAAGGCTCTGCCCCAGTGGCTCCTCCGGCCAAATTGTTTTCTTTAGGACTGTCTGGAGATTCTGCTAAGAACACCGCCAGCACTGATGTCAGTTTGAAGGGCATCTTATTTGGATCTCAAAAACCAGTTTCATTTGGGTTTGGATTAAAGGATGCTGTGGTGACATCTGCTGGCTCTGGAGCTCAGGCTAAGAAGAAAACAATCAAGGCAGATGCACTACAACATAAGAAAATGTCAGCAGCTCCAGCGGTCCCATGTGACACTGCCCCCTGCAGCACTGAAAAAAGTAATGCAACACCACAAGGAGGGTTGGCTAAAAGAGATGGACCGTGGGATTGTGACACTTTCCTGGGTGGAAATAAGGCCACATCTAGCCACATCATTTTGTGTGAGACAGCAAAACCAAATATGAAAAACAAGACCTCTGCTGCTCCGTCAGTTTCCTCTTTTGTTGTCTGCCAACCTGCTGCGACAGCATTTACAGCCAATGCAGGCAATGCTTTTCAGTTCGGTACAAGAACTGATAAAGCATCCTTAGAAGGCTTCAAGATTGAGTCCTCTACAACAGAGGCTGAAAAGTCATCAAGCAGttcaaatgtttcattttcCGTGCCAGTGCCCATTGATGTATTTAAGTCTGGTATTGCAAAATCTGAGGCAGAAACATCAGACAAACAGTCACAAAATGGATCTACATCAGACCTCCTCAAAAATGTTGCTGAAGTTCAcaaagaggaagaaaaagagGCAGCCCCAAGTTCCTCAGATCAGTCTGTAGATGCTTCCGGTCGTGATAATAGTCCCCTCAATACTG AAGGAGATTCTGAAAGCGCAGTGAGGGATCTGAAGGGAAAGCCGTATGTGGCTGGAGCTGATGGAGCATCTGATCATA CAGGTCTTTCTTTAGGATTTGCATCTGcaggtttgttttcatttacagaCCTGACAAAGAGTACAGAGGAATTTGCATTTGTCAAAAAAG ATCCTAATTTTACATGGTCAGATGCCGGAGCCAAAGTTTTTGGATGTGCAGCtacaaaaaatgaagaaaaagagGAGGGCGGTGATGATGATAATGACGAGATCCACTTCGAGCCGATCGTGTCTCTGCCTGAG GTGGAGGTGAGGTCCGGTGAGGAGGACGAAGAGATCCTGTACAAAGAAAGAGCCAAACTGTACCGTTGGGATCGTGAGCTCAATCAGTGGAAGGAGCGTGGCGTGGGAGACATCAAGATCCTCTACCACCCCGTGAAAAAGCGCTACCGTGTGGTGATGAGACGCGAGCAGGTGCTAAAAGTCTGCACCAACCACACCATCAACCAGAGCATCGAGCTCAAGCCCATGAACACCTCAGCTAACGCGCTGGTGTGGACCGCCACTGACCACTCCG agggtGATGGGAAAGTCGAGCAGCTGGCGGCCAGGTTCAAGACTCCAGAGCTGGCCGAGTCCTTCAGACGAGTGTTCACCGACTGCCAGAGCCGCATGACGCAGACTGACGCTGCTCAGACGTCCGCCGCTGAGGCGCTTTCACGAGAGTCCAACCCTGTGGTGTTCTTCAACATCGCCATAGATGGTGAGGATGCTGGGAGAATCATCATGGAGCTCTTCGCTCACATTGTCCCCAAAACAGCGGAGAACTTCCGGGCTCTGTGTACGACAGAGAAGGGCTTCGGTTACCATCAGTCTGTCTTCCACAGGATCGTCCCGGGCTTCATGTGTCAG GGTGGTGATATCACCAGTCAGGATGGGACGGGAGGAAAATCCATCTACGGAAAGATGTTTGAAGACGAGAGCTTTGAGGTGAGGCATACAGGGCCGGGGCTGCTGTCCATGGCCAACCGTGGCAGAGATACCAACAACTCACAGTTCTTCATCACCCTCAAGAAAGCAGAGAACTTGGACTTCAAGCACGTGGCCTTTGGCTTCATCAGAGAGGGCATAGATGTGGTGAGGAGAATCGGAGAGCTGGGCACTAAAGATGGGAAACCCACGAAAACGATCACGATCTCAGACTGTGGACAGATTAAGTGA